Proteins found in one Carassius auratus strain Wakin chromosome 12, ASM336829v1, whole genome shotgun sequence genomic segment:
- the cdk5r1b gene encoding cyclin-dependent kinase 5 activator 1b, translating into MGTVLSLSPSYRKAALFEDGPATVGHYTAVQNSKNAKDKNLKRHPLINVLPWKRIVAVSAKKKGSKKVQPNTGYQNNVSHLNNENLKKSQSCANLSAFTQDQSSPSNQGSKNSNNTASSVKKAPLSNSNVVPGTPKRVIVQASTSELLRCLGEFLCRRCYRLKHLSPTDPVLWLRSVDRSLLLQGWQDQGFITPANVVFVYMLCRDVVSSEVATEHELQAVLLTCLYLSYSYMGNEISYPLKPFLVETSKETFWDRCLSIINLMSAKMLQINSDPHYFTQVFADLKNESQKEEERSRLLIGLDR; encoded by the coding sequence ATGGGAACCGTACTATCACTTTCACCCAGCTACCGGAAGGCCGCCCTGTTTGAGGATGGCCCGGCCACCGTGGGCCACTACACGGCGGTTCAAAACAGCAAGAACGCCAAGGACAAGAACCTTAAGCGGCACCCACTCATCAACGTTCTGCCGTGGAAACGAATAGTTGCCGTCTCAGCTAAGAAAAAGGGGTCTAAGAAGGTGCAGCCTAATACTGGCTACCAGAACAATGTTTCTCACCTCAACAATGAGAACCTCAAGAAGTCACAGTCTTGTGCAAATCTCTCCGCCTTTACACAAGACCAGTCGAGTCCATCAAACCAAGGCTCCAAAAACTCCAACAACACAGCTTCCTCGGTCAAGAAGGCGCCTCTTTCCAACTCCAACGTTGTTCCCGGGACACCTAAGAGGGTGATCGTCCAAGCATCCACCAGTGAGTTGCTCCGCTGTTTGGGAGAGTTCCTCTGCCGGAGGTGCTACAGACTCAAGCACCTTTCTCCCACCGACCCAGTGCTGTGGCTCCGTAGCGTGGATCGTTCTCTTTTGCTCCAGGGGTGGCAGGACCAGGGCTTCATCACACCAGCCAACGTGGTTTTTGTCTACATGCTCTGCCGCGATGTGGTCTCCTCTGAAGTGGCTACGGAGCACGAGCTGCAGGCCGTGCTGCTGACCTGCCTCTACCTTTCTTACTCTTACATGGGCAATGAAATCTCATACCCTCTCAAGCCATTCCTGGTGGAGACCTCCAAAGAAACATTCTGGGATCGCTGCCTGTCCATCATCAACCTGATGAGCGCCAAGATGCTGCAGATCAACTCGGATCCTCACTATTTCACCCAGGTCTTTGCAGACCTCAAAAACGAGAGTcagaaggaggaggagaggagtcGTCTGCTCATTGGCCTTGACCGGTGA
- the psmd11b gene encoding 26S proteasome non-ATPase regulatory subunit 11B, protein MAAAAVVEFQRAQSLISTDRNASIDIFHSIVRRDVQDDDEEAVRVKEQSILELGTLLAKTGQAAELGGLLKFVRPFLISISKAKAARLVRSLLDLFLDMEAATGQEVELCLECIEWAKAEKRTFLRQALEARLISLYFDTKRYQEALQLGTQLLQELKKMDDKALLVEVQLLESKTYHALSNLPKARAALTSARTTANAIYCPPKLQAALDMQSGIIHAAGEKDWKTAYSYFFEAFEGYDSIDSPRAVTALKYMLLCKIMLSLPEEVQSLISGKLALRYAGRQTDALKCIAQASKNRSLADFEKALTEYTKELRDDPIINTHLAKLYDNLLEQNLIRVIEPFSRVQITHIAGLIKLSKDDVERKLSQMILDKKFHGILDQGEGVLIIFEEPPVDKTYEAALETIQNMSKVVDSLYNKAKKLT, encoded by the exons ATGGCAGCCGCGGCAGTGGTGGAGTTTCAGAGAGCTCAGTCTCTCATCAGCACAGACAGAAACGCTTCTATTGACATTTTTCATTCAATAG TGAGACGAGATGTccaggatgatgatgaagaggcaGTTCGTGTCAAGGAGCAGAGCATCCTGGAGTTGGGGACTCTCCTGGCTAAGACGGGACAAGCTGCAG AGCTTGGTGGCCTGCTGAAATTTGTAAGGCCTTTCCTGATCTCCATAAGCAAGGCAAAGGCAGCACGGTTGGTGCGCTCTCTCCTGGATCTGTTTCTGGACATGGAGGCTGCCACGGGCCAGGAGGTTGAGCTGTGCCTGGAATGCATTGAATGGGCTAAAGCTGAGAAAAGAACCTTCCTCAGACAAGCCCTAGAG GCTCGACTCATTTCACTCTACTTTGACACAAAGAGATATCAGGAAGCCCTTCAGCTGG GTACCCAATTGCTACAGGAGCTGAAGAAGATGGATGACAAAGCTCTGCTGGTGGAGGTTCAGCTATTGGAGAGTAAAACCTACCACGCTCTCAGCAACCTTCCTAAAGCCAGGGCTGCCCTCACCTCAGCCAGGACCACCGCCAATGCCATTTACTGTCCCCCAAAGCTCCAAGCGGCTCTTGATATGCAGTCAG GCATCATCCATGCAGCTGGGGAGAAAGATTGGAAAACTGCCTACTCTTACTTCTTTGAGGCTTTTGAGGGCTACGACTCCATCGACAGCCCCAGGGCAGTCACTGCACTGAAATACATGCTCCTCTGCAAGATCATGCTCAGCTT GCCAGAAGAGGTACAGTCATTGATCAGTGGCAAACTGGCTCTGCGATATGCAGGGCGACAG ACTGATGCACTGAAATGTATAGCACAAGCCAGCAAGAACAGATCATTAGCAGATTTTGAAAAG GCCCTGACAGAGTACACTAAAGAGCTGAGGGACGACCCCATCATCAACACACATTTGGCCAAGCTTTATGACAATTTGCTGGAACAGAATCTCATTCGGGTCATTGAGCCCTTTTCCAGAGTACAG aTAACACACATAGCAGGCCTCATCAAACTTTCAAAG GATGATGTTGAGAGGAAACTGTCACAGATGATCTTGGACAAAAAATTTCatg GCATTCTTGACCAAGGTGAAGGAGTGCTCATCATATTCGAAGAGCCCCCTGTGGACAAGACTTACGAGGCAGCTCTAGAAACCATACAGAACATGAGCAAAGTTGTGGATTCCCTGTACAACAAGGCTAAGAAGTTAACATAG